The Musa acuminata AAA Group cultivar baxijiao chromosome BXJ2-5, Cavendish_Baxijiao_AAA, whole genome shotgun sequence genomic interval ATATgtgatattattgagagattacaTATACAAGGTGAGTTTAATTCTGTTTATGAATCGACATCATTATCGATTTTGGATCTGACGATAGAACGTTTATAaatcaaataaagattttctgAGTAGCATCGTATACATCGTAAATTTaaacatattattatttaattttatattttgatattaaaattatttaatatcaaATTTAGCATCGTATACAAATCCAAGTGATAATAAGAATGTCGCAATCGGCAAACACAACACCAACACCTAATCTTATCTTACAGATaaatatgatataaataataagtttattattttttataataatttgtatatcaaagttttttaaaataataatttaccaaaattatttttttataataattccaATATTTTTGTGGGGGTAAATCGGGCTTAACCTTTTGCCTCCAAAATGGATCCATGTGCGGCTGACCATTTGACCATGGACTTATCAGTACCCGAAAAAACCAAATGTAGTCAAGAGAACCTTTTTGAAGTGAGCCACTGTGCCATGAACATGTGTTGGCACTTCAATGTCTCACATTTATTTCAGCCACAAACGGCGTGTATTTGGTTTGATCAGGTAATTAACCTGACTTGGTCCTTTGCATGGAAAAGTATGACCGGGAAGAGAGAAGAGAGGTGCCTTGTCGCGTCAGAAACTTGAGATGGAAGGGTGCATGGAGAGAGTCACAGTGAGTGTGACCGTGACAACATCACACAGCACCGCCGATGTACCCCTGTTTCCACGAAGCTACAAAGCGGTGACATCACCTTGGACTCGTTATCACACGTTGGCAATTGGACGCCGTGATATATAGCCGACGGACGCCTCATGTGGCTTTGCGAAGCTAGGGTGGatgaaggagaggaggaggaggagagcagaGTTAGGGTGGTGAAACcgtgggggagagagagagagagagagagagacgatggGCAGGGCTCCTTGCTGTGACAAGGTGGGCTTGAAGAAGGGAGCATGGAGTGCGGAGGAGGACAAGATTCTGGTCGACTACATCCAGCAACATGGCCATGGAAACTGGCGAGTGATGCCGAAGAGAGCCGGTAAGTCTTGAGTTGAGTACGTGATTAGCTTCGTCATGCATGCTATTGAGTACTGAGACGGTCGGACCGACTCTCTTCAGGGCTGTTGCGATGTGGGAAGAGCTGCAGACTGAGATGGACCAACTATCTCAGGCCGGACATCAAACGAGGAAACTTCACCAAGGAGGAAGAAGATACCATCATTAGCCTGCATGGGGAGCTTGGGAACAAGTAAGTTGATCATAAGCCGGTCTCTAGCATTGTTCTTGTTCTTCCTACATCCGTTTCATTTACTCCGATAAAAGAGGTGATATGAATCTTCTCCTCCTTTTCGGACACACACAAAAAAATGCATCTTTATCTCCTGGCACATAAAGATCATTGCCACGAGGATCACATGAGCACTGGATATGCAGATTCGTACACGATATTCCATGTTCCCTCTACGGCAGATCTGTTGTCTGTCAGACGAGGAATCAAATCTTGTGATTAGGATTCGATAGAGTTTCTTACGCAGTCTTCTGCCTCCCTGTCCACAGATGGTCTGCGATTGCGGGAAGCTTGCCGGGCCGaacggacaacgagatcaagaacgtgTGGCACACCCACTTGAAGAAGCGCATGGATCCCAAGGAAGCGACGCGTGCGcccaagagggagaggaagaggaagaagaaacgtGACGCCAAGGACAAGCTGGAACCGGAGCAAGAAAACCAGCGGCCGGACGCAGACGCAGCTCGTCGTAGTCCGAGACGCGATGACGCAGGGCTCGTCGAAGTGTCACTGGAACAGTCCTACAGCGGCTTCTCGTCCGCCGCCACCGACTCGTCCGTGATGTCGGGAGACGCTACCGTGGACGCCAAGGACGAGAGCTTCACCTCCAAGGAACTCAAAGAGATCGACGAGAGCTTTTGGCTGGACGCGTTCGCCGTCGATGGTTCATTGCAACTCCCTCCTGCAGCAGTTGCAGACAGTGCGGCCTTCAGCGACGACATGGAGTTCTGGCTGAAGGTGTTCATGGAAGCTGATCATTTAGAGGACCCGTCGCAGATGAATCCCGCGAATGTCCATCTGAACTAACATCGATTCTTCGGGTGTTGTAGATTGCTCGATTGCCAAACGTGTGTAGTGAAAATAGCCATTGAAGATTAGACTTGATGAAGGATTGGAAATAGGAATAAGACACTGTAAAATATTATGAGAACTGACACTT includes:
- the LOC103985974 gene encoding transcription factor MYB4-like, which codes for MGRAPCCDKVGLKKGAWSAEEDKILVDYIQQHGHGNWRVMPKRAGLLRCGKSCRLRWTNYLRPDIKRGNFTKEEEDTIISLHGELGNKWSAIAGSLPGRTDNEIKNVWHTHLKKRMDPKEATRAPKRERKRKKKRDAKDKLEPEQENQRPDADAARRSPRRDDAGLVEVSLEQSYSGFSSAATDSSVMSGDATVDAKDESFTSKELKEIDESFWLDAFAVDGSLQLPPAAVADSAAFSDDMEFWLKVFMEADHLEDPSQMNPANVHLN